In Longimicrobium sp., the following are encoded in one genomic region:
- a CDS encoding GNAT family N-acetyltransferase has translation MANERGRTALFSVIGGPGLQRLSLRADTLGNAPPPANEVGVRRATDSDLHTLGQLGALLMRMHHESDPRRFVAAAPGTESKYSSFLGSQLRDPNVVMLVAQLDGAVVGYAYAALEGTDCMALRGPAGVLYDIVVDPRHHRCGVGRLLLDAIVSELTSRGAPRMVLLTATANLAGQRLFSAAGFRSTMLEMTRELNDQLAGPDDRWADPVPSRQDRSGAVKGVTGDRTERRRHRRIYLKAIRGEDQS, from the coding sequence ATGGCAAACGAGCGGGGGCGGACGGCGCTGTTTTCCGTGATCGGAGGCCCGGGGCTCCAGCGGCTCTCGCTTCGTGCTGACACGCTGGGAAACGCCCCGCCACCAGCCAACGAGGTCGGGGTGCGCCGGGCGACGGATAGCGACCTCCACACGCTCGGACAGCTTGGCGCGCTGCTCATGCGCATGCACCACGAATCTGATCCCCGGCGCTTCGTGGCCGCGGCACCAGGGACGGAGTCCAAGTATTCGTCCTTCCTCGGAAGCCAGCTCCGAGATCCCAATGTGGTCATGCTGGTTGCGCAGTTGGACGGGGCCGTCGTCGGCTACGCTTACGCGGCGCTCGAAGGGACGGACTGCATGGCCCTTCGCGGTCCCGCCGGTGTGTTGTATGACATCGTGGTCGACCCGAGGCACCACCGGTGCGGCGTCGGCCGCCTGCTGCTCGATGCCATCGTGTCCGAACTCACGTCGCGGGGTGCGCCGCGCATGGTCCTTTTGACCGCGACGGCCAACCTCGCGGGGCAACGCCTGTTCTCTGCCGCGGGTTTTCGCTCCACCATGCTCGAGATGACGCGGGAGCTGAATGATCAGCTCGCAGGCCCGGATGATCGCTGGGCGGACCCCGTGCCCAGCCGTCAGGATCGTTCCGGCGCAGTGAAGGGTGTTACTGGGGACCGGACCGAGCGCCGGAGGCACCGGCGGATATACCTAAAAGCTATTCGAGGCGAGGATCAATCATGA
- a CDS encoding GNAT family N-acetyltransferase gives MTALLIRETREEDIDSLFDIRARTRENPISREQLAAVGITPASAAAGLRSGDVKGWVCLDGARAVGFCSADAVGGEVLVLAVLPEYEGRGVGKRLLAEAVEWLRSRGCGRIWLAASPDPGVRAHGFYRSQGWRPTGERDAQGDEILVFEEERNGSRT, from the coding sequence ATGACCGCACTGCTGATCCGCGAGACGCGGGAAGAAGACATCGACAGCCTCTTCGACATCCGGGCGCGGACGAGGGAGAACCCCATCTCGCGCGAACAGCTCGCGGCGGTGGGCATCACGCCCGCCTCGGCGGCCGCGGGGCTGCGCTCCGGAGACGTGAAGGGCTGGGTCTGTCTGGACGGGGCGCGCGCGGTCGGCTTCTGCAGCGCCGATGCGGTCGGTGGGGAAGTGCTCGTGCTGGCGGTGCTGCCCGAGTACGAGGGCAGGGGCGTAGGCAAGCGGCTCCTCGCCGAAGCGGTGGAGTGGCTCCGCTCGCGCGGCTGCGGCCGGATCTGGCTGGCGGCGAGCCCGGACCCGGGCGTGCGCGCGCACGGCTTCTACCGATCCCAGGGCTGGCGGCCGACGGGAGAGCGTGATGCCCAGGGAGACGAGATCCTGGTGTTCGAGGAGGAGCGAAACGGGTCCCGAACCTGA
- a CDS encoding LysR family transcriptional regulator yields the protein MADVTDGVPEFVAIVEAGGFRAAGRRLGVTGTALSKALRHLEERLGVTLLLRTTRSVRLTPAGEQFYTASRRALDTLQTAAAAVGEMADVPRGLLRLNINSGAEGFLRGPALEGFLRANLEVQLDIIVDEDVGDIVAAGYDAAVRLGEVIEQDMIAVPASGPQRLVVVGAPSYFARHPRPEHPRDLAQHACINWRPGRDAAPYRWEFTEPGGDDFSVAVPSRVVANDFPVMMRIVTAGLGLTIGMGDGVQPYLERGEVIAVLEEFCTPFPGYYLYYPQRRQASSALRALIDYLLEMRRRSHQGR from the coding sequence ATGGCGGATGTGACCGATGGAGTGCCCGAGTTCGTCGCGATCGTCGAGGCCGGTGGCTTCCGTGCGGCGGGGCGGCGCCTGGGAGTGACGGGAACGGCGCTGAGCAAGGCACTTCGCCACCTGGAGGAGCGGCTCGGCGTGACGCTTCTTCTCCGGACCACGCGGAGCGTGCGGCTCACCCCCGCTGGCGAGCAGTTCTACACAGCGTCCCGGCGGGCGCTGGACACGCTGCAGACCGCGGCCGCAGCCGTGGGCGAGATGGCGGACGTGCCCCGCGGCCTGCTGCGCCTGAACATCAACAGTGGGGCCGAGGGGTTCCTGAGGGGGCCGGCTCTGGAGGGGTTCCTGCGCGCGAATCTGGAGGTGCAGCTCGACATCATCGTGGACGAGGACGTCGGCGACATCGTAGCGGCCGGCTACGACGCCGCGGTGCGTCTGGGCGAGGTGATTGAGCAGGACATGATCGCCGTCCCGGCATCCGGTCCGCAGCGGCTCGTCGTGGTCGGCGCCCCCTCGTACTTCGCCAGGCACCCGCGACCGGAGCACCCGCGAGACCTCGCGCAGCACGCATGCATCAACTGGCGTCCGGGACGGGACGCCGCGCCCTACCGCTGGGAGTTTACAGAGCCGGGCGGCGATGACTTCTCGGTCGCCGTGCCGTCGCGAGTCGTAGCAAACGACTTCCCCGTAATGATGCGAATCGTTACCGCCGGGCTTGGGCTGACTATCGGTATGGGCGACGGGGTGCAGCCCTACCTCGAGAGGGGGGAAGTGATCGCAGTGCTCGAGGAGTTTTGTACTCCCTTCCCCGGATACTACCTGTATTATCCGCAGCGCCGGCAAGCGTCATCCGCGCTACGTGCGCTCATCGACTACCTGCTGGAAATGCGGCGCCGCAGCCACCAGGGCCGCTGA
- a CDS encoding SDR family oxidoreductase produces the protein MIKDKVVIITGASSGIGEATARLLASEGAKVVLGARRTEKLKEIADDIRAAGGNAAYQELDVTDPAANQAIVDLAKAEFGRLDVIFLNAGIMPNSPLSELKTDEWHQMVDVNIKGVLNGVAAVLPTFIGQKSGHVIANSSVAGLKAYPGGAVYGGTKWFVRDFMEVLRMESAGEGTNIRTATIYPAAINTELLNTISDKPTAEGMTQLYEQFGISPERIARVVAVAIDMPEDTTINEFTVGPASQVW, from the coding sequence ATGATCAAGGACAAGGTCGTCATCATCACCGGCGCTTCGTCGGGCATCGGCGAGGCAACCGCGCGGCTCCTGGCGAGCGAGGGTGCCAAGGTCGTCCTGGGCGCGCGGCGCACCGAGAAGTTGAAGGAGATTGCTGACGACATTCGGGCTGCAGGCGGGAACGCGGCCTATCAGGAGCTCGACGTGACCGATCCCGCGGCGAATCAGGCGATCGTCGATCTCGCCAAGGCGGAGTTCGGCCGACTGGACGTCATCTTCCTCAACGCCGGCATCATGCCGAACTCGCCGCTCTCGGAGCTCAAGACCGACGAGTGGCACCAGATGGTGGACGTCAACATCAAGGGCGTGCTGAACGGAGTGGCCGCGGTGCTGCCGACGTTCATTGGGCAGAAGTCCGGTCATGTGATCGCGAACTCCTCCGTCGCCGGCCTGAAGGCGTATCCGGGTGGCGCGGTCTACGGCGGCACGAAGTGGTTCGTGCGCGACTTCATGGAGGTCCTCCGCATGGAGAGCGCCGGAGAAGGGACGAACATCCGCACGGCCACGATCTACCCGGCCGCCATCAACACCGAGCTGCTGAACACGATCAGCGATAAGCCCACGGCGGAGGGAATGACGCAGCTCTACGAGCAGTTCGGGATCTCGCCGGAGCGAATCGCGCGGGTGGTAGCCGTCGCGATCGACATGCCGGAAGACACAACGATCAACGAGTTCACGGTTGGTCCGGCAAGCCAGGTGTGGTGA
- a CDS encoding alpha/beta hydrolase, producing the protein MTNDPVIAIGSRSLMVRSFSISSAVLVAMTGFLSACGGTQSSPNSAAHEATTTQRPTESGSVQLSQEWDKKFPRSNRVDHQKVTFTNRYGITLAADLYLPRNRGTGRLPALVVSGPFGAVKEQVSGLYAQTMAERGFVTLAFDPSYTGESGGEPRDVASPDINTEDVSAAVDFLGLHQSVDRDRIGALGICGYSGMSLTAATSDSRIRAVATASMYDMSRSISRGYRDSYTTEQRRRVIDYISQQRWADAEAGRPARGYHEVPFDAQNNIVRGDRGLPESLPDGADTVTAAFFSYYRTERGFHPRSVNSTTAWTATTPMSFFNFPMYANLEMISPRPVLLVAGENAHSRYYSEDVYRMASEPKQLLIVPDADHVDLYDRLDKIPFDALAEFFNRNLSARQPAN; encoded by the coding sequence ATGACCAACGACCCAGTGATCGCCATCGGCTCGCGAAGCTTGATGGTTCGCAGTTTCTCGATTTCCAGCGCCGTCCTTGTGGCCATGACGGGGTTCCTCAGCGCCTGTGGAGGAACGCAATCGAGTCCGAACTCCGCGGCGCACGAGGCGACCACCACCCAGCGTCCCACCGAATCAGGGTCCGTCCAGCTGAGCCAGGAGTGGGACAAGAAATTCCCCAGGAGCAACCGAGTTGACCACCAGAAGGTCACGTTCACCAACCGGTACGGAATCACGCTGGCTGCCGACCTGTACCTCCCCCGGAACCGCGGCACCGGGAGGCTGCCCGCCCTGGTGGTCAGCGGCCCGTTCGGCGCCGTGAAGGAGCAGGTGTCCGGCCTGTACGCCCAGACCATGGCCGAGCGCGGATTCGTCACGCTGGCCTTCGATCCGTCGTATACAGGCGAGAGCGGCGGTGAGCCGCGCGACGTCGCCTCTCCGGACATCAATACCGAGGATGTAAGCGCGGCCGTCGATTTCCTGGGGCTCCATCAGTCGGTTGACCGTGACCGCATTGGCGCGCTGGGGATCTGTGGCTACAGCGGCATGTCCCTTACCGCTGCCACCAGCGACTCCCGCATTAGGGCGGTGGCGACGGCTTCGATGTACGACATGTCCCGCAGCATCAGCCGTGGTTACAGGGACAGCTACACGACGGAGCAGCGCCGCCGGGTCATCGATTACATCAGCCAGCAGCGCTGGGCCGACGCAGAAGCCGGTCGTCCGGCGCGGGGTTACCACGAGGTGCCCTTCGACGCACAGAACAACATCGTACGAGGTGACCGGGGCCTTCCCGAGTCTCTGCCCGATGGTGCGGACACCGTGACCGCTGCGTTCTTCAGCTACTACCGGACTGAGCGGGGTTTCCATCCCCGGAGCGTGAATTCGACTACGGCATGGACGGCCACGACGCCGATGTCATTCTTCAACTTCCCAATGTATGCGAACTTGGAGATGATCTCGCCGCGGCCCGTCCTTCTAGTGGCCGGTGAGAACGCGCACTCGCGCTACTACTCGGAGGACGTGTACCGGATGGCTTCCGAGCCCAAGCAGCTGCTGATCGTGCCCGATGCGGACCACGTGGATCTGTACGACCGGCTGGACAAGATCCCGTTCGACGCGCTCGCGGAGTTCTTCAACAGGAACCTAAGCGCGCGCCAGCCAGCCAACTGA
- a CDS encoding cupin domain-containing protein, with translation MKHLFVFGITFAAIGAVPVHSQQIEITPVSARPSEIGSAQYFTGSALVDALFAPTPHTRAAAAQVTFAPRARSAWHSHPAGQTLIVMSGTGWVQEWGGQRREIHPGDVIWTPPGVKHWHGATTANSMSHITIQEAVNGEVVRWMEHVSDEQYLANTAAPGQRSDPN, from the coding sequence ATGAAACACCTCTTTGTCTTCGGGATCACGTTCGCCGCCATCGGCGCCGTCCCCGTCCACAGTCAGCAGATCGAGATCACGCCGGTTAGCGCCCGCCCCTCCGAAATTGGGTCCGCACAGTACTTCACCGGGTCTGCGCTGGTCGACGCACTGTTCGCCCCGACCCCACACACACGGGCTGCGGCCGCGCAGGTCACCTTCGCGCCACGCGCCCGCTCCGCTTGGCACAGCCATCCGGCGGGGCAGACCCTCATCGTGATGTCCGGGACCGGCTGGGTGCAGGAATGGGGAGGCCAGCGGCGTGAGATCCACCCGGGCGACGTGATCTGGACACCGCCGGGCGTGAAGCATTGGCATGGGGCCACCACCGCGAACAGCATGAGCCACATCACCATTCAGGAGGCTGTGAACGGCGAGGTTGTGCGCTGGATGGAACACGTCAGCGACGAGCAGTATCTGGCCAATACCGCGGCGCCCGGGCAACGATCCGATCCCAACTGA
- a CDS encoding CHASE domain-containing protein, translating to MTPTAAALPSPPTAPPRRRSRVPYVVLAVSLLATLAATLAAAGFTRARDQARFENAVQSTRDRIQDRLDTYVALLRGGAALFDASGEVTRDEFRAYVGRLRLRERYPGVQGIGYTLRLAPGRAAAVEAAARADGLADFRVWPGTRAPERHTILYLEPLDERNRAALGFDMSSDPVRREAMERARDRGMSTLSGRVTLKQEIESAEQAGFLIYTPVYRGGGVPATVAERRAWLEGFVYAPFRAADLFAGVFGSERQPRVTFQVYDGAAVRPAALLYDSRGELPPERRPAFTAVERIEVAGRRLTLAFQSRPAFEAGLNRVFVPGIAAAGLALSLLLFGIGRAQVNARATAELRAEALRVALAERERLVSIVESSSDLIGFASPEGEVLYLNRAGRRLLGLAPGAGAGKRVADFFAPGEAARLEGEILPAVRAGGRWQGETRFRALETGDEVPVQFTLFTIPDPQTGETIGLGTVTRDVTPELRARGEIEAARGVAERTAAQARELAARLKAQALELETRVEQTQALNLELQRANRAKASFLATMSHELRTPLNAVLGYSDLLLAGIPEELSEATRRPVERIALASRHLLSVIEEILSYARIEAGRETVELEEVALDDVLREVVAIVEPLAAGKRLAFRAPERVEPERLVTDARKLRQVLVNLLGNAVKFTQAGEIGFQVCEADGWVEFRVRDTGIGIAPDDLERIFEPFRQVDDATTRVAGGTGLGLAVSRHLARMMGGDVEVISALGEGSVFTLRLPLRVPAGAMAGAGGDGGSVGAGRG from the coding sequence GTGACGCCGACCGCCGCCGCTCTCCCGTCCCCGCCGACCGCGCCGCCGCGGCGCCGCAGCCGGGTGCCGTACGTGGTGCTGGCGGTGTCGCTGCTGGCCACGCTCGCGGCCACCCTCGCCGCGGCCGGGTTCACGCGCGCGCGCGACCAGGCGCGCTTCGAGAACGCGGTGCAGTCCACGCGCGACCGCATCCAGGACCGCCTGGACACCTACGTGGCCCTGCTGCGCGGGGGCGCGGCGCTCTTCGACGCCAGCGGCGAGGTGACCAGGGACGAGTTCCGCGCCTACGTGGGGCGGCTGCGGCTGCGCGAGCGCTACCCGGGCGTGCAGGGGATCGGCTACACCCTGCGCCTGGCGCCGGGCCGGGCGGCCGCCGTGGAGGCCGCCGCGCGCGCCGACGGGCTGGCGGACTTCCGCGTCTGGCCCGGGACGCGGGCTCCCGAGCGGCACACCATCCTCTACCTGGAGCCGCTGGACGAGCGCAACCGCGCGGCCCTGGGCTTCGACATGTCCAGCGACCCCGTGCGGCGCGAGGCCATGGAGCGCGCCCGCGACCGGGGCATGTCCACGCTGAGCGGCCGGGTGACGCTCAAGCAGGAGATCGAGAGCGCGGAGCAGGCCGGCTTCCTGATCTACACCCCCGTCTACCGCGGCGGCGGCGTGCCCGCCACCGTCGCCGAGCGGCGCGCGTGGCTGGAGGGCTTCGTCTACGCCCCCTTCCGCGCGGCCGACCTGTTCGCGGGCGTCTTCGGCAGCGAGCGCCAGCCGCGCGTCACCTTCCAGGTCTACGACGGCGCCGCCGTCCGTCCCGCGGCGCTCCTCTACGACTCGCGCGGGGAGCTGCCGCCCGAGCGCCGCCCCGCCTTCACCGCCGTGGAGCGGATCGAGGTGGCGGGGCGCCGGCTCACGCTGGCGTTCCAGTCGCGCCCGGCGTTCGAGGCGGGGCTCAACCGCGTCTTCGTCCCGGGAATCGCGGCGGCGGGGCTCGCGCTCTCGCTCCTGCTCTTCGGCATCGGCCGCGCGCAGGTGAACGCCCGCGCCACCGCCGAGCTGCGCGCCGAGGCGCTCCGGGTGGCGCTGGCCGAGCGCGAGCGGCTGGTCTCCATCGTGGAGAGCAGCTCGGACCTGATCGGCTTCGCCAGCCCCGAGGGCGAGGTGCTCTACCTGAACCGCGCCGGGCGCCGCCTGCTGGGGCTCGCGCCCGGCGCGGGGGCGGGGAAGCGGGTGGCCGACTTCTTCGCGCCCGGCGAGGCGGCGCGGCTCGAAGGCGAGATCCTCCCCGCGGTGCGCGCGGGCGGGCGCTGGCAGGGGGAGACGCGCTTCCGCGCCCTGGAGACGGGCGACGAGGTGCCGGTGCAGTTCACCCTCTTCACCATCCCCGACCCGCAGACGGGGGAGACGATCGGGCTGGGGACGGTGACGCGCGACGTGACGCCCGAGCTGCGCGCCCGCGGGGAGATCGAGGCGGCGCGCGGGGTGGCCGAGAGAACGGCGGCGCAGGCGCGCGAGCTCGCGGCCCGCCTCAAGGCGCAGGCGCTGGAGCTGGAGACGCGCGTGGAGCAGACGCAGGCGCTGAACCTGGAGCTGCAGCGGGCCAACCGGGCGAAGGCGTCGTTCCTGGCCACCATGAGCCACGAGCTGCGCACGCCGCTGAACGCGGTGCTCGGCTACTCGGACCTGCTGCTGGCGGGGATCCCCGAGGAGCTGTCGGAGGCCACGCGCCGCCCGGTGGAGCGCATCGCGCTGGCGTCGCGGCACCTGCTCTCGGTGATCGAGGAGATCCTCTCCTACGCGCGCATCGAGGCGGGGCGCGAGACGGTGGAGCTGGAGGAGGTAGCGCTGGACGACGTGCTGCGCGAGGTGGTGGCGATCGTGGAGCCGCTGGCGGCGGGGAAGCGGCTGGCGTTCCGCGCGCCGGAGCGGGTGGAGCCCGAGCGGCTGGTGACCGACGCGCGCAAGCTGCGGCAGGTGCTGGTGAACCTGCTGGGCAACGCGGTGAAGTTCACCCAGGCGGGGGAGATCGGCTTCCAGGTGTGCGAGGCGGACGGGTGGGTGGAGTTCCGCGTGCGCGACACGGGGATCGGGATCGCGCCCGACGACCTGGAGCGCATCTTCGAGCCCTTCCGCCAGGTGGACGACGCCACCACGCGCGTGGCGGGCGGCACGGGGCTGGGGCTGGCCGTCTCGCGCCACCTGGCCCGGATGATGGGCGGCGACGTGGAGGTGATCAGCGCGCTGGGCGAGGGGAGCGTCTTCACGCTGC